A region of uncultured Desulfobacter sp. DNA encodes the following proteins:
- a CDS encoding glycosyltransferase family 2 protein produces the protein MNYMPEKVHISIVSPVYRSENIVPELVKQIKNTVLNITDDYEIILVNDGSLDNSWQKITEECQKDKRVKGLNLSRNFGQHYAITAGLNYASGEWIVVMDCDLQDRPDEIFNLYQKAQEGYDSVFAQRTVRMDSVINKIVSKIFYLFFSYLTDTKQDASIANFGIYNKKVIQAILSMKDQIRFFPTMVQWVGFKKYYLPVKHSKRFEGESTYDFKRLLQLAMNSVLAFSDKPLRLTVKLGFFITTLSLVTIIVYFFMYLTGSIKVLGFTSLILSFWFLSGVIIFILGFLGLYIGKIFEKVKERPSFIVNEILNIEE, from the coding sequence ATGAATTATATGCCAGAAAAAGTTCACATCTCAATTGTATCGCCAGTATATAGATCAGAAAATATAGTTCCGGAACTGGTAAAACAAATAAAAAATACGGTTTTGAATATTACTGATGACTATGAAATAATTCTTGTAAATGATGGTTCTCTTGATAATTCCTGGCAGAAAATAACAGAAGAGTGTCAAAAAGATAAACGGGTAAAAGGTTTAAATTTAAGCCGGAATTTCGGACAGCATTATGCCATTACTGCCGGATTAAATTATGCATCAGGTGAGTGGATTGTTGTAATGGACTGTGATCTGCAGGATAGACCTGATGAAATTTTTAATTTATATCAAAAAGCACAGGAAGGGTATGACAGTGTTTTTGCTCAACGAACAGTCCGTATGGATTCCGTTATCAATAAGATTGTTTCAAAAATATTTTATCTTTTTTTCAGCTATCTAACAGACACAAAACAGGATGCAAGTATAGCAAATTTTGGGATTTATAATAAAAAAGTAATTCAAGCCATATTGTCCATGAAAGATCAAATTCGATTTTTTCCGACCATGGTTCAATGGGTTGGTTTTAAAAAATATTATCTTCCCGTTAAACATTCCAAACGTTTTGAAGGAGAATCTACATATGATTTTAAACGGTTACTCCAGCTTGCAATGAATTCTGTCCTGGCATTTTCAGATAAACCATTACGATTGACGGTGAAACTTGGGTTTTTTATTACAACGCTCTCATTGGTTACGATTATTGTGTATTTTTTTATGTATTTAACCGGATCAATTAAAGTTCTTGGCTTTACCAGTTTAATTCTTTCTTTTTGGTTCTTATCAGGTGTTATCATTTTTATACTTGGTTTTCTTGGATTGTATATTGGAAAGATTTTTGAAAAGGTTAAAGAACGTCCCTCTTTTATCGTAAATGAAATTCTTAATATTGAAGAATGA
- a CDS encoding GNAT family N-acetyltransferase, which translates to MNLEHLQWDSQFFGLKIGKIVCNRENYNDKLNQLVSSARNENYSLLYVFSSEHIFLSEKHVIKNNALLVDRKIAYQLNLNSKIIRIDDCILDYNTKKLSKDLLDLTYISGQYSRFLLDKKMPENAFENLYKAWIEKSLSKEIADKVFVAQRNCKIIGFVTLKIKDEKGEVGLIAVSEQAQGQKIGSKLIDACVLYLQQKSIYEIVVSTQLANTQACRFYISYGFKKELITNTYHFWL; encoded by the coding sequence ATGAATTTAGAACATCTTCAATGGGATAGTCAGTTTTTTGGTTTGAAAATTGGAAAAATTGTCTGTAATCGTGAAAATTACAATGATAAATTAAATCAGCTCGTTAGCTCAGCAAGAAATGAAAACTATTCGCTTTTGTATGTTTTTTCATCAGAACATATTTTCTTGAGTGAGAAACACGTTATTAAAAACAATGCATTGCTGGTTGACAGAAAAATAGCCTACCAACTGAATTTGAATAGCAAAATAATAAGAATTGATGATTGCATCCTTGATTACAATACAAAAAAATTATCAAAAGACTTATTGGATTTAACGTATATAAGTGGGCAGTATTCTCGGTTTTTATTAGATAAAAAAATGCCTGAGAATGCATTTGAAAATTTATATAAAGCCTGGATAGAAAAATCGCTGTCAAAAGAAATTGCCGATAAAGTTTTTGTTGCCCAACGTAATTGTAAAATTATAGGTTTTGTTACATTAAAGATAAAAGACGAGAAAGGTGAGGTTGGTTTAATAGCCGTTTCAGAACAGGCACAAGGGCAAAAAATTGGTTCAAAATTAATCGATGCTTGTGTTTTATATTTACAACAAAAATCAATATATGAAATAGTTGTTTCAACCCAATTGGCTAATACTCAAGCATGCCGATTCTATATATCTTATGGATTCAAAAAAGAATTGATAACAAATACATACCATTTTTGGTTATAG
- a CDS encoding EamA family transporter has translation MDFFYIIGTVVFTVYGQLILKWRIVDYGALPVPFMDKVIFLIRLVADPFILSGFLSAFIASLFWMAAMTKFDLSFAYPFMSASFVFVFFFSMFLFDEPFSIHKVLGLFFIVLGIVITSRA, from the coding sequence TTGGATTTTTTTTATATCATAGGAACTGTTGTTTTTACCGTCTATGGGCAATTAATCCTCAAATGGCGGATTGTTGACTACGGGGCGCTGCCTGTGCCGTTTATGGATAAAGTTATTTTTTTAATCAGACTGGTGGCTGACCCTTTTATCCTATCAGGTTTTTTATCTGCATTTATTGCCTCGTTATTCTGGATGGCGGCTATGACAAAATTTGACTTAAGTTTTGCTTATCCTTTTATGAGCGCGTCTTTTGTCTTTGTTTTTTTCTTCTCAATGTTTCTATTTGATGAACCCTTTTCTATCCATAAGGTGCTGGGCTTGTTTTTCATCGTACTTGGCATTGTTATAACAAGCAGAGCATGA
- the rffA gene encoding dTDP-4-amino-4,6-dideoxygalactose transaminase has translation MQTAIPYNRPFIAGKELYNIAQAVIKHSHLAGDGYFTKQCQAWLQNRLGSPALLTHSCTAALEMAAILGDISPGDEVIMPSYTFVSTANAFVLRGGVPVFVDIRKDTLNIDETLIEPAVTDRTKAIVPVHYAGVPCAMDVIMDIAHRHGLMVIEDAAQALLSSDNDRFLGTIGDMGALSFHETKNIISGEGGALLINNPHLLDRAYMIWEKGTNRRQFFQGLVDKYTWVDIGSSFLPSDMTAAFLYAQLELAETIIHKRRQICDHYRERLAPLEEKGLIRLAHGESSSGSSHNGHIFYIITGTLEERSQLITCLKNENIHAVFHYIPLHSSPAGKKFGRVAGDLKYTQKLSERVLRLPLYYEMTLDDVDRVTDRIINFYTV, from the coding sequence ATGCAGACCGCAATTCCTTACAACAGGCCTTTTATTGCCGGCAAGGAGCTTTACAATATAGCCCAGGCTGTTATCAAACACTCCCATCTTGCCGGAGACGGTTATTTCACAAAGCAATGCCAGGCCTGGCTGCAGAATCGCTTGGGAAGTCCGGCGCTCCTGACCCATTCCTGTACAGCCGCCCTTGAGATGGCTGCAATCCTTGGGGATATTTCCCCCGGGGATGAAGTGATCATGCCCTCCTATACATTTGTTTCAACGGCCAATGCCTTTGTGCTGCGGGGCGGTGTGCCTGTGTTTGTGGATATTCGGAAGGATACGCTCAATATTGATGAAACCTTAATTGAACCGGCAGTGACGGACAGAACAAAGGCCATTGTGCCGGTGCATTATGCGGGTGTGCCTTGTGCCATGGACGTGATTATGGACATTGCGCACAGGCATGGGCTCATGGTGATTGAAGATGCGGCCCAGGCTCTGCTCTCCTCCGACAATGACCGATTTCTGGGTACCATCGGCGATATGGGGGCTTTAAGTTTCCATGAAACCAAAAATATTATCAGTGGTGAAGGCGGGGCGCTTTTGATTAACAATCCGCACCTGCTGGACCGGGCCTACATGATCTGGGAGAAAGGCACCAACAGGCGTCAGTTTTTTCAAGGCCTGGTGGATAAATATACCTGGGTGGATATCGGATCCTCTTTTCTGCCGTCTGATATGACAGCTGCATTTTTGTATGCCCAGCTTGAGCTGGCTGAAACCATTATTCACAAAAGACGGCAGATCTGCGATCATTACCGGGAACGGCTGGCGCCCCTGGAAGAAAAAGGGCTTATTCGACTGGCCCACGGGGAATCCTCATCAGGCTCCAGCCACAACGGTCATATATTTTATATTATCACCGGTACCCTGGAAGAACGTTCTCAGTTAATAACCTGCCTTAAAAATGAAAATATCCATGCTGTATTCCATTATATCCCTTTGCATTCCTCTCCTGCCGGAAAAAAGTTCGGCAGGGTTGCAGGAGATTTGAAATATACACAAAAATTAAGTGAAAGAGTCCTGCGACTGCCGCTGTACTATGAGATGACCCTGGATGATGTGGACAGGGTTACAGATCGTATCATTAATTTTTATACTGTCTGA
- a CDS encoding leucyl aminopeptidase, with product MKKDNITTATKAAETIKTDLLVYFAVEAKDNKMPVCDAAVQSQVKNAFELKDFSGKAAEQILFYPPARSKIAAARVLVLGTGPVNKEKNKGLALDMLREAGGQVAKVCTSVKAKDVVICLPPSKHVSPALPDPEAVAGAVAEGIILGDYRFEKYKESTKKKNDYPGLGAIQFVCKDDLKLVRQGVEKAKNAAFAACAARDMANEPGNHWTSADFAAYAKHLAAETGLGYRCLEKKDMEQLGMGGILGVNQGSYVPARMVVLEYLPENRTETILLVGKGLTFDSGGISIKPAAGMEDMKYDMCGGAAVMCAMQAVALEKPDVGVVAIVPATDNMSGANAIHPGDIVRHYNGVTSEVINTDAEGRLILADALAWGIENFKPTCVLDAATLTGAVIIGLGHHYTGLVSNNDALVKAVETAGSLAGEPVWRLPLNKNYEKQIESDVADIKNTGGKPAGTITAAAYLSNFVGKTPWAHLDIAGTAWDFTKKAYIPKGPSGTATRTFINLVRNWKTGKVK from the coding sequence ATGAAAAAAGACAATATCACCACCGCCACCAAAGCTGCCGAAACAATTAAAACCGATCTTCTGGTTTATTTTGCCGTGGAGGCAAAGGACAACAAAATGCCTGTATGCGATGCCGCTGTCCAGTCCCAGGTTAAAAATGCGTTTGAATTGAAGGATTTTTCAGGAAAGGCTGCAGAACAGATATTGTTTTATCCGCCGGCCCGATCAAAAATTGCGGCCGCCCGGGTTCTGGTTCTGGGTACAGGGCCTGTGAATAAGGAAAAGAATAAAGGGCTCGCCCTGGATATGCTGCGCGAGGCGGGCGGGCAGGTTGCCAAGGTGTGTACATCGGTTAAGGCAAAGGACGTCGTGATATGCCTGCCACCTTCAAAACATGTATCCCCGGCGCTGCCTGACCCGGAAGCTGTTGCCGGTGCTGTGGCCGAAGGTATTATTCTTGGGGATTACCGGTTTGAAAAATACAAGGAAAGCACAAAGAAAAAAAACGATTATCCCGGACTTGGGGCAATACAATTTGTATGCAAAGATGATCTTAAACTCGTACGACAGGGTGTTGAAAAGGCGAAAAATGCAGCCTTTGCCGCCTGTGCGGCACGGGATATGGCCAATGAACCGGGAAACCACTGGACCTCGGCCGATTTTGCGGCATATGCCAAACACCTTGCTGCGGAAACGGGGCTGGGCTACCGGTGTCTGGAAAAAAAGGATATGGAACAGTTGGGCATGGGGGGCATCCTTGGCGTCAACCAGGGATCCTATGTACCGGCACGCATGGTGGTTCTGGAATATTTGCCGGAAAACAGGACCGAAACCATCCTCCTTGTGGGCAAGGGGTTGACCTTTGATTCCGGGGGTATCAGCATCAAGCCGGCTGCGGGCATGGAGGATATGAAATACGATATGTGCGGCGGTGCAGCGGTTATGTGTGCCATGCAGGCCGTTGCCCTGGAAAAGCCGGATGTGGGTGTTGTGGCCATTGTTCCTGCCACGGATAATATGTCCGGGGCCAACGCCATTCACCCCGGCGATATTGTCCGTCACTACAACGGGGTAACAAGCGAGGTTATCAACACCGATGCCGAAGGCCGCCTCATCCTGGCCGACGCCCTGGCCTGGGGCATTGAAAATTTCAAGCCCACCTGTGTGCTTGACGCGGCAACCCTGACAGGCGCGGTCATCATCGGCCTAGGCCATCATTATACAGGTCTGGTGTCCAACAACGACGCCTTGGTCAAAGCGGTTGAAACAGCCGGGAGTCTTGCCGGGGAACCTGTCTGGCGACTGCCCCTGAATAAAAACTATGAAAAACAGATTGAGTCTGATGTGGCGGACATTAAAAACACCGGGGGGAAACCGGCCGGCACAATAACTGCCGCAGCGTATCTGTCAAATTTTGTGGGTAAAACCCCCTGGGCGCATCTGGATATTGCAGGCACGGCCTGGGATTTTACAAAAAAGGCCTATATCCCCAAGGGGCCATCGGGAACGGCCACCAGGACGTTTATTAATCTGGTGCGAAACTGGAAAACAGGCAAAGTGAAATAG
- a CDS encoding CDP-alcohol phosphatidyltransferase family protein, whose amino-acid sequence MERILVIMASSALSTLFFFWFSHSIKKKESVRQFIESHLWLMHPNAICYWRTGLAFLGFILYFFSPYQSLSIFIFTFAAILDGVDGVVARGCNLVSRWGEWLDPMCDKLTYLPPMIGFAYIGILSPKLVWILVAIELVGQFFARRILTWLKVSGAANNFGKIKAIICFALVILCALMDAYPGMLNIGDGVLLCCIVLSAASMIFKFVPNRLYADILSMLNFSCGVTSLVLTYHHFYAWAICVIIMGQLFDLFDGRMALKHGGTKYGPWLDDIADFVSFGLAPAYMVDMRGGTFALFFASIYVVGVAYRLVRFVTKDKGRTDLPTGIFNGFPSPAGALIVLGASLVFGPIMLWLCTAISTALMVSHIRFAHFGRVILKQIPKPIFFLISATTMVVLAYILKTKNVQMFGYLILASVVFYLAAGRLWVQKLNPVSN is encoded by the coding sequence ATGGAACGAATTCTGGTAATCATGGCATCTTCTGCCTTAAGCACCCTGTTTTTTTTCTGGTTTTCCCACAGCATAAAAAAAAAGGAGTCTGTCAGGCAGTTTATTGAATCCCATCTTTGGCTGATGCATCCCAACGCCATCTGTTACTGGCGTACAGGTCTGGCCTTTCTGGGATTTATCCTGTACTTTTTTTCGCCCTATCAATCTTTGTCCATTTTTATTTTCACATTTGCCGCCATTCTTGACGGGGTTGACGGGGTTGTGGCCCGGGGCTGCAACCTGGTCTCCCGGTGGGGGGAGTGGCTGGACCCCATGTGCGACAAGCTGACCTATCTGCCCCCCATGATCGGGTTTGCTTATATCGGGATTTTGTCACCCAAACTTGTCTGGATACTTGTGGCCATTGAACTTGTGGGCCAATTTTTTGCCCGCAGAATACTGACCTGGCTCAAGGTGTCCGGAGCCGCCAACAACTTCGGGAAAATCAAGGCCATTATCTGTTTTGCCCTGGTGATTCTGTGCGCCCTGATGGATGCCTATCCCGGGATGCTCAACATCGGTGACGGGGTGCTTTTGTGCTGCATCGTTCTGTCTGCGGCATCCATGATTTTCAAGTTTGTCCCCAACCGGCTTTATGCAGATATTCTGTCCATGCTCAATTTTTCATGCGGTGTCACCAGCCTGGTTCTGACCTATCACCACTTTTATGCCTGGGCCATCTGTGTGATCATCATGGGTCAGCTTTTTGACCTGTTTGACGGGCGCATGGCGCTTAAACACGGGGGTACAAAATACGGCCCCTGGCTGGATGATATTGCTGATTTTGTCAGTTTCGGCCTGGCTCCGGCCTATATGGTGGATATGAGAGGGGGGACCTTTGCCCTGTTTTTTGCTTCAATTTATGTGGTGGGTGTGGCGTATCGCCTGGTGCGGTTTGTTACCAAGGACAAGGGGCGCACTGATCTGCCCACCGGTATTTTTAACGGATTTCCAAGCCCTGCCGGAGCCCTGATTGTATTAGGGGCATCCCTTGTGTTCGGGCCCATAATGTTATGGCTGTGTACCGCGATTTCCACAGCTCTGATGGTCAGCCATATCCGGTTTGCCCATTTTGGCCGGGTAATCCTCAAGCAGATCCCCAAACCCATTTTTTTCCTGATTTCCGCCACCACAATGGTGGTTTTAGCCTATATCCTGAAGACTAAAAATGTCCAGATGTTCGGGTATCTTATCCTGGCTTCCGTAGTTTTTTATCTGGCGGCAGGCCGGTTATGGGTGCAAAAATTGAATCCTGTGAGTAATTAG
- a CDS encoding YgiQ family radical SAM protein: MFLPTTRKELDDRGISQLDVILVTGDTYIDSAFMGVSLIGRVLEAHGFTVGIIAQPDTDSDRDITRLGEPRLFWGITGGAVDSMVANYTASKKRRKQDDYTPGGENTRRPDRAVIVYTNLVRRFFKSTAPIVLGGIEASLRRIAHYDFWSNKIRRSILFDAKADYLLFGMAHAGVVELARALDNKPKTAPDDAEDPVTQIPGLGYIARAPKGIELPSYEDVLRDKNLYIQSFKTFYDNTDPTLARPLSQAHADRFLVLNPPAPFSTTQEMDDIHDLDFQRDVHPYYRSLGHVRAMDTIRFSIPTHYGCYGECNFCAITVHQGRTVRWRSKESIIAEAEKMTRDRDFKGYIFDLGGPTANMYGFECEKKLKKGACSHRRCLFPTPCPFLAPDHGPQMDLLNEISRLAGVKKVFLNSGIRHDLILGDKQKGQAYLKQVISDHVSGQMKLAPEHCVPGVLALMGKPGMESLVEFKHRFDNICKTLNKKQYLTYYLIAAHPGCTINEMNELKAFTRNELHITPEQVQIFTPTPSTFSTLMYYTGIDPFAMVPVFVEKDLRAKERQKQVVTRPPDDRTKSAPRQNQNQGRFSGKGRKNRSRKK; the protein is encoded by the coding sequence ATGTTTTTACCCACCACCCGAAAAGAACTTGATGACCGGGGCATCAGCCAGCTTGATGTGATTCTTGTCACCGGGGATACATACATTGATTCTGCGTTCATGGGGGTCAGCCTGATCGGCCGGGTCCTGGAAGCCCACGGATTTACCGTGGGAATCATTGCCCAGCCGGACACAGACAGCGACCGGGACATCACACGGCTGGGCGAACCCCGGCTCTTCTGGGGCATCACCGGCGGGGCCGTGGACTCCATGGTGGCCAACTACACCGCATCAAAAAAACGACGCAAACAGGATGACTACACACCGGGCGGAGAAAACACCCGGCGGCCCGACCGGGCGGTTATTGTATACACCAACCTTGTGCGGCGTTTTTTCAAATCAACCGCACCCATTGTGCTGGGCGGCATCGAAGCAAGTCTCCGGCGCATTGCCCACTATGATTTCTGGTCCAATAAAATACGAAGGTCCATCCTGTTTGACGCCAAAGCCGACTACCTTTTGTTCGGCATGGCCCATGCCGGTGTCGTGGAGCTGGCCCGGGCCCTGGATAATAAACCGAAGACAGCGCCGGACGACGCAGAAGATCCTGTTACACAAATTCCGGGCCTGGGATATATCGCCAGGGCACCCAAAGGCATAGAGTTGCCCTCCTATGAAGATGTCCTCAGGGACAAGAACCTTTATATCCAAAGCTTTAAAACCTTTTATGACAATACGGACCCCACGCTTGCCCGCCCCCTGAGCCAGGCCCATGCAGACCGGTTTCTGGTCCTCAATCCCCCGGCACCCTTCAGCACCACCCAAGAGATGGATGACATTCATGACCTGGATTTCCAGCGGGATGTTCACCCCTATTACCGGTCCCTGGGCCATGTCCGGGCCATGGACACCATCCGGTTTTCCATACCCACCCATTACGGCTGCTATGGGGAGTGTAACTTCTGCGCCATCACCGTCCACCAAGGCCGCACCGTGCGGTGGCGCAGCAAAGAGTCCATCATTGCCGAAGCAGAAAAAATGACCCGGGACAGGGATTTTAAAGGATATATCTTTGATCTGGGCGGCCCCACCGCCAACATGTACGGGTTTGAGTGCGAAAAAAAATTAAAAAAAGGGGCCTGTTCCCACCGGCGCTGCCTGTTCCCGACGCCATGCCCCTTCCTTGCACCGGATCACGGCCCCCAGATGGATCTGCTCAATGAAATCAGCCGCCTTGCGGGTGTTAAAAAGGTATTTCTCAACTCAGGAATACGCCATGACCTGATTCTCGGGGACAAACAAAAGGGACAGGCATACTTAAAGCAGGTGATATCCGACCATGTTTCCGGCCAGATGAAGCTGGCACCGGAACATTGTGTGCCCGGTGTGCTGGCACTTATGGGCAAACCGGGCATGGAGAGCCTTGTTGAGTTCAAGCACCGGTTTGACAACATCTGCAAAACCTTGAACAAAAAACAATACCTCACCTATTACCTGATTGCGGCCCACCCCGGATGTACCATAAATGAGATGAATGAACTCAAGGCGTTTACCAGAAACGAACTTCACATCACTCCGGAGCAGGTCCAGATATTCACGCCCACGCCATCCACCTTTTCAACCCTGATGTACTATACAGGCATTGACCCCTTTGCCATGGTGCCCGTGTTTGTGGAAAAAGATCTGCGGGCCAAGGAGAGACAAAAACAGGTGGTCACCCGGCCCCCGGATGACCGGACCAAATCCGCACCACGGCAGAACCAGAATCAGGGGCGTTTTTCCGGCAAGGGCAGAAAGAACCGCAGCCGAAAAAAATAA
- a CDS encoding MFS transporter: MKSSLNKPRPPISSGHTIFIVSSVQFLAPFMMSAVGVALPTIGRFFGASAVSLALVEMVYILAVTLFLLPLGRLADITGRKKIFVSGVGLFVLATILLPFSPSIAVFIAIRFLQGIGVSCTVSTSVAILSSVVPKETRGKAMGIIVACVYLGLSAGPTLAGFMIAWMGWQWIFFATVPLAMAALILTLTQLKGEWKGAEGESFDWLGSLIYMTALSCLIVGVSHLESETWAPGLMVAGVVCLAGFSVFEYRHPSPILDIRLLLGNRVFAFSNIATWINYAASFGLTFFFSLYLQVIKGMSAQTTGFVLIVQPVIQAALSPLSGTLSDRISPSKLSTAGMAICAAGLGFAAFLGQEAQIWQVLTVLVIMGLGFAAFSTPNMTTVMGSVRPKHYGIASSLVATMRSIGMLTAMTITTLLLSMFMGNAEVSTATAPGFLKTMHTAFIIFAVLSLVGIIFSMARVEQTKGPASKQ, encoded by the coding sequence ATGAAAAGCAGCCTGAACAAACCCCGACCACCAATATCCTCCGGCCACACCATATTTATCGTGTCCTCAGTACAGTTTCTGGCACCGTTCATGATGTCTGCCGTCGGTGTGGCCCTTCCCACCATTGGCCGTTTTTTCGGTGCCAGTGCCGTCTCCCTGGCCCTGGTGGAAATGGTCTACATTCTGGCTGTCACCCTGTTTCTTCTACCTCTGGGCCGGCTGGCCGACATCACCGGAAGAAAAAAAATATTTGTGTCAGGTGTGGGACTGTTTGTCCTTGCCACGATCCTGCTGCCCTTTTCCCCGTCAATCGCTGTTTTCATTGCCATCCGCTTTCTTCAGGGCATTGGCGTGTCGTGTACGGTCTCCACGTCCGTGGCCATTCTATCGTCTGTGGTGCCAAAGGAGACACGGGGCAAAGCCATGGGCATCATTGTGGCCTGTGTCTACCTGGGCCTGTCCGCCGGTCCCACCCTGGCCGGCTTCATGATCGCCTGGATGGGTTGGCAGTGGATCTTTTTTGCAACTGTCCCCCTTGCCATGGCAGCCCTGATTCTGACCCTGACCCAACTTAAAGGAGAGTGGAAAGGTGCAGAAGGAGAATCCTTTGACTGGTTGGGCAGCCTCATTTATATGACAGCCCTCTCCTGCCTCATCGTGGGGGTATCCCACCTTGAAAGCGAGACCTGGGCACCGGGTCTGATGGTCGCCGGAGTGGTTTGCCTGGCTGGCTTTTCAGTGTTTGAATACAGACACCCCTCTCCCATCCTGGATATCCGCCTGCTGCTGGGAAACCGCGTGTTTGCCTTCAGCAACATTGCCACATGGATCAACTATGCCGCCTCATTCGGGCTCACGTTTTTCTTTTCCCTGTATCTCCAGGTGATCAAAGGCATGTCTGCCCAAACCACAGGTTTTGTGCTCATTGTCCAACCGGTAATTCAGGCGGCTCTGTCACCCTTGTCAGGCACCCTTTCAGACAGGATCTCACCATCCAAATTATCCACGGCCGGTATGGCCATCTGCGCGGCAGGGCTTGGGTTCGCAGCCTTTCTCGGCCAGGAAGCCCAAATCTGGCAGGTGCTGACGGTGCTGGTGATCATGGGTTTGGGATTTGCCGCATTTTCCACACCCAACATGACCACGGTCATGGGATCTGTGCGTCCGAAACATTACGGCATTGCCTCAAGCCTTGTGGCCACCATGCGCAGCATCGGTATGCTTACGGCCATGACCATCACCACGCTGCTTCTAAGCATGTTCATGGGCAATGCTGAAGTCAGCACCGCCACGGCCCCGGGGTTTCTAAAAACCATGCATACGGCCTTTATTATTTTTGCCGTGCTCAGTCTGGTGGGAATTATCTTTTCCATGGCCCGGGTGGAGCAAACAAAAGGACCTGCTTCGAAACAGTGA
- a CDS encoding OmpA family protein: protein MATPENLIYELEISESKRLRLKRQGLLEGCEPEDPGLWAMLDIMTLILVFFIMLYSNQTQTPETPKIKHVATVVRQAVDAVKTPDKPVKKNMETGLDLLAIEDRLLEVMEKSDISNYSVKIAKNRLILTLGEDISFPSGQAGLLDYIKPTLQDLATFFITEPGYRIIVAGHTDNTPIHTAQFPSNWELSSARAMSVAKF from the coding sequence ATGGCAACCCCGGAAAACCTCATATATGAACTGGAAATTTCGGAGTCAAAGCGGCTTCGTTTGAAACGCCAGGGTCTTTTGGAGGGATGCGAACCTGAAGATCCCGGTTTGTGGGCCATGCTGGATATCATGACCCTGATACTGGTTTTCTTTATCATGTTGTACAGCAACCAGACCCAGACACCCGAAACGCCAAAAATCAAGCATGTTGCCACGGTGGTGCGCCAGGCCGTTGACGCAGTTAAAACACCGGACAAGCCGGTGAAAAAGAATATGGAAACGGGCCTGGATCTTCTGGCCATTGAAGACCGGCTGCTTGAGGTCATGGAAAAATCAGATATTTCAAATTACTCCGTTAAAATCGCAAAAAACAGACTCATTCTGACCCTGGGAGAAGATATCAGCTTTCCTTCCGGCCAGGCCGGCCTTCTGGACTACATTAAGCCCACTTTACAGGACTTGGCCACATTTTTCATAACAGAGCCCGGTTACCGAATCATCGTTGCCGGCCATACAGACAATACCCCCATTCATACGGCCCAGTTTCCTTCCAACTGGGAGCTCTCCTCAGCAAGGGCCATGAGTGTGGCTAAATTTTAA
- a CDS encoding MotA/TolQ/ExbB proton channel family protein, with product MLQKILPAAGVVVFILLSGTVSELSSIVLNIKSNLIILAGAFVCALMSYPFHLFSDLLVNIRKAFSGQKANLNALIKQIEVLATIRRRDGQLVLDEKSETIDNPFLKMGIEMIADGFDRYTIFKTLEQRYDNFLQARRSQADLINTFIKLMPVFGFVGTIIGLINVLNNMGSPELIGKGVATALLTTFYGLLYANVIFLPIAKKLAEKTKHDAMELTLIIEGVLDIADKSNAKAIGYRLRYCIGDYFQDDWTAGRKNLARNRKNMKLPMKLTRLQPHPEKQEPMAG from the coding sequence ATGCTCCAGAAAATACTTCCGGCCGCAGGTGTTGTTGTGTTTATACTGTTGTCAGGAACCGTATCCGAACTATCATCCATTGTTTTAAACATCAAAAGTAACCTGATTATTCTTGCCGGGGCTTTTGTCTGCGCCCTGATGTCGTATCCTTTTCATCTGTTTTCGGATCTTTTAGTCAATATCCGTAAGGCATTTTCCGGCCAGAAAGCCAATCTGAACGCTCTCATAAAGCAGATAGAGGTACTGGCCACAATCCGACGCCGGGACGGACAGCTTGTACTGGATGAAAAATCTGAAACCATTGACAATCCATTTCTGAAGATGGGCATTGAAATGATTGCGGACGGGTTTGACAGATATACGATCTTCAAAACCCTTGAACAAAGATACGACAATTTTCTGCAGGCCAGACGTTCCCAGGCGGATCTGATCAATACCTTCATTAAATTAATGCCGGTATTTGGTTTTGTGGGCACCATTATCGGCCTGATCAACGTATTAAATAATATGGGGTCACCGGAGCTCATCGGAAAAGGGGTGGCCACAGCCCTTTTGACCACGTTTTACGGACTGCTCTATGCCAACGTAATTTTTCTTCCCATTGCAAAAAAACTGGCGGAAAAAACCAAACATGACGCCATGGAACTGACATTAATCATTGAGGGGGTTTTAGATATTGCGGACAAGAGCAATGCCAAAGCCATCGGGTACCGCTTGAGATACTGCATCGGCGATTATTTCCAGGATGACTGGACCGCAGGCAGAAAAAACCTGGCACGGAACAGGAAAAACATGAAACTGCCCATGAAATTGACCCGTCTTCAACCCCACCCTGAAAAACAGGAACCCATGGCAGGCTGA